One Lagenorhynchus albirostris chromosome 7, mLagAlb1.1, whole genome shotgun sequence genomic window, gatttgatggagaaattaaaacctttacagacaagcaaaagctaagagaattcagcaccaccaaaccaggtttacaacaaatgctaaaggaacttctctaagcaggaaacacaagagaaggaaaagacctacaataatgaacccaaaacaattaagaaaatggtaataggaacaaacatatcgataattaccttaaatgtaaatggattaaatgctccaaccaaaagacacagactggctgaatggatacaaaaacaagacccatatatatactgtctacaagagacccacttcagacctagggacacatacagactgaaagtgaggggatggaaaatgatattccatgcaaatgaaaatcaaaagaaagctggagtagcaagtctcatatcagataaaacagacgttaaaataaagactattataagagacaaggacactacataatgatcaagggatcaatccaagaagaagatataacaattgtaaatatttatgcacccaacacaggagcacctcagtacataaggcaaatgctaacagccataaaaggggaaattgacagcaacacaatcacagtaggggactttaacaccacacttacacaaatggacagatcatccaaacagaaaacaaataaggaaacacaagctttagatgatacattaaacaagatggacttaattgatatttataggacattccatccaaaaacaaaagaatacactttcttctcaagtgctcatggaacattctccaggatagatcatatcttgggtcacaaatcaagccttggtaaatttaagaaaattgaaatcatatcaagtgtcttttccaaccacaaagctatgagactagataacaattacaggaaaaaaaatctgtaaaaaatacaagcatatggagactaaacaatacactacttaataaccaagagatcactgaagaaatcaaagaggaaatcaaaaaatacctagaaacaaatgacaatgaaaacacgactatcccaaacctatggaatgcagcaaaagcagttctaagagggaagtttacagcaatacaatcctacctcaagaaaaaagaaacatctcaaataaacaacctaaccttacacctaaagtaattagagaaagaagaacgaaaaaactcccaaagttagcagaaggaaagaaatcataaagatcacaacagaaataaatgaaaaagaaatgaaggaaacaatggcaaacatcaataaaactaaaagctggttgtttgagaagataaacaaaattgataaaccattagccagactcaacaagaacaaaagggagaagactcaaatcaatagaattagaaatgaaaagggagaagtaacaactgacactgcagaaatacaaaggatcatgagagattactacaagcaactctatgccaataaaatggacaacctggaagaaatggacaaattcttagaaaagcacaaccttctgagactgatccaggaagaaatagaaaatataaacagaccattcacaagcactgaaattgagactgtgattaaaaatcttccaacaaacaaaagcccaggaccagatggcttcacaggtgaattctatcaaacatttagagaaaagctaacacctgtgcttctcaaactcttccaaaatatagcagagggaggaacactccgaaactcattctaccaggcccccatcaccctgataccaaaatgagacaaagatgtcacaaagaaagaaaactacaggccaatatcactgatgaacatagatgcaaaaatcctcaacaaaatactagcaaacaaaatccaataacacattaaaaggatcatacaccatgatcaagtggggtttatcccaggaatgcaaggattcttcaatatacacaaatcaattaatgtgatataccatattaacaaattgaaggataaaaaccatatgatcatctcaatagatgaagaaaaagcttttgacaaacttcaacacccatttatgataaaaaccctccagaaagaaggcatagagggaacttacctcaacataataaaggccatatatgacaaacccacaaccaacatcgttctcaatggtgaaaaactgaaaccatttccgctaagatcaggaacaagacaaggttgcccactctcaccacctttcttcaacataattttggaagttttagccacagtaatgagagaagaaaaggaaataaaaggaatccaaattgcaaaggaagaagtaaagctgtcactgtttggagatgacatgataccgTACGTAGAaaagcctaaagatgctaccagaaaactgctagagataatcaatgaatttggtaaagtagcaggatacaaaattaatgcacagaaatctcttgcattcctacacactaatgatgaaaaatgtgaaagagaaattaaggaaaaacgcccatttaccattgcaccaaaaaaaataaaatacctaagaataaacctacctaaggagacaaaagacctgtatgcagaaaactataagacactgatgaaataaattagagatgatacgaagagatggagagatataccatgttcttggattggaagaatcaatattgtgaaaatgactatactacccaaagcaatctacagattcaacgcaatccctatcaaactaccaacggcacttttcacagaactagaacaaaaagtttcacaatttgtatggaaacacaaaagaccccgaatagccaaagcaatcttgagaaagaaaaacggagctggaggaatcaggctcccggacttcagactatactacaaagctacagtaatcaagacagtatggtactggcacaaaaacagaaatacagatcaatggaacaggatagaaagcccagagataaacccatgcacgtatggttaccttatctttgataaaagaggcaagaatatataatggagaaaagacaggctctttgataagtggtgctgggaaaactggacaggtacatgtaaaagaatgaaattagaacactccctaacaccatacacaaaaataaactcaaatggattaaagacctaaatgtaaggccagacactatcaaactcttagagggaaacataggcagaacactctatgatataaatcacagcaagatcctttttgacccacctcctagcgaaatggaaataaaaacaaaaataaacaaaggggacctaatgaaacttaaaagcttttgcacagcaaaggaaaccataaacaagacgaaaagacaaccctcagaatgggagaaaatatttgcaaatgaagcaactgacaaaggattgatccccaaaatttacaagcagctcatgtagctcaatatcaaaaaaacaaacaacgcaatccaaaaatgggcagaagacctaaatagacatttctccaaagaagatatacagatggccaacaaacacatgaaagatgctcaacatcactaatcattagagaaatgcaaatcaaaactacaatgagggggcttccctggtggtgcattgtttgagaggccgcctgccgatgcaggggacgcgggttcgtgacctggtccaggaagatcccacatgctgtggagtggctgggccagtgagccatggccgctaagcctgcgtgtccagagcctgtgctccgcaacgggagaggccacaacagtgagaggcccgtgtaccgcaaaaaaaaaaaaaaaatctacaaacaataaatgctggagagggtgtggagaaaagggaaccctcttgcactgttggtgggaatgtaaattgatacagccactatggagaacagtatggaggttccttaaaaaactaaaaatagaactaccataggagccagtaatcccactactgggcatgtaccctgagaaaaccagaattcaaaaagagtcatataccacaatatttactgcagctctatttacaatagccaggacatggaagcaacctaagtgtccatcgacagatgaatgggtaaagaagatgtggcacatatatacaatggaatattactcagccataaaaagtaaataaatcgagttatttgtagtgagttggatggacctagagtctgtcatacagagtgaagtcagaatgagaaaaagaaataccatatgctaaaacatatacatatatggaatctaaaaaaaagaaagatggctctgaagaacctaggggcaggacaggaataaagatgtagagaatggacttgaggacatggggaaggggaagggtaagctgggacgaagtggcatggacttatatatactaccaaatgtaaaatagatagctagtgggaagcagccgcatagcacagggagatcagctcggtgctttgtgaccacccagaggggtggggtagggaaggtgggagggagacagaggagggaggagatacggggatatgggtatatgtatagcttattcactttgttataaagcagaaactagcacaccactgtaaagcaattatactccaataaagatgttaaaaaaaaaaggaagcactaTACATAATGGTAAAATAACATTAGGTGATGAATAATAGAGAATTGGTTAGGTAAACCATGATCCATTCATATGATGAAATAAATACTATGGAAGTTTTGAAAagtatgaccttttttttttcagtcaaaacattttttctttatttaggtatagttgatttacaatactgtgttcgtttcaggtatacagcaaagtgatttggttacatatgatcatttttaatgacatgggaaaatgttcaattttttaaaccaataaaGGAACAATTTACAAACAAAGTGTACCTAACATTATAccaatttttttaagatgaaaaaatagATTCCAGTTTTTAGTAATGATTATCTTTGAATTGGGGGTCTTAcaggtaattattatttttcatattagtgCCCATGTTTTCTTAAAAGCTATGTACAAtcagcatgtattacttttgtaattaaaacacaaacacatctataaatgttataaaatgaaGGGATCATAAATAAGTATGTGCTTTGGGGCTGTTCCTCATCCTTATTTGGTTTCAGTACTCCACCTCTAATACTATAAGGAATTGAATAGGATGACCCCTATGCCCACCCCAAGATCATGGTCAACTTGGACCTTCTATGAATCCACACAATGTTCTTTGCCTTGCCAAATACATTATAGCTGACTAGACTGAGAGAAGCTACTTATTCTATTTTAGACACATGATCCTAGCACAGCAGGTGTTCTCCTAGGAGCACAAATGGATGCTGGCTGGGGTTTGGAAATAACAGTGTTGATAACACTTACAAAGCACTTAGTATATGTCAGGCTCAAATTATGtaatttaatccccacaacagcCCTAAGAGGGAGGTACCATCATTactccctttttacagatgaggaacctgagacaAAGGCAAACTTGCCCACAGTAACAGAAAGGATAGAGCCAGGGTCTGAACCCAGGGAGTCTGACAACAAAGTCCGCCCTTGTAACCACATATTTGTATCTCCAGAGAATTCTCATAGAAGGCAGAACGACAAAGTCCACGGAGAGGGTTACCTGCTGGATTCCAGTAAGCTCTTTACTCAACTCTTCCAGTTGGTCAGCTATCTTCTCCACAGACTTCTCCAAATCTTTCAACTTCTTTATTTCAGCTTCTTCCTCTGGACTGTTCtaaaatgtttaagaataaaatgaagtcaagaattttttttctgtcaggaaaaaaaaatctgaccacAATTGGGTTAAATCACTGACCTAGAAAAAATCGTCTTAACTCTGTTGCTTCTTAGAAGGCAAGCTGGAGGGTTATACATGAAGGTTTTCTATCTACAAAGACTCTAGACTAGATAGAGAGAAGGTATCAGGTACACATTCTGGCAAGAGAGCCCTGACGGCTTGGGTTCAGAGAACAAAGCTGATCCATGTGCCAGATTCAACCTCAGCCTGGGGCTGATGACCAACAGATTCCGGACTGAAGCCTGGAGTGTTAACAAGTTACAGTGAATGCCTGTGAGGAGTCCAGAACGGTGAGACAGGTGGAATTCTACCCTTCCTTTAAATGGAATTCCTGAGCTCTCTCATtcaatatgatgatgatgatgaatacTTTTACTGTATGTATGGCATCCCCTGTATGCCAGGTTTCATCCTAAGCACTTCACCTGTATTACTGTTTAAGCCTTACCACAATCCAGTGAAGGAGGTACTGTTtcagatgatgaaattgaggtTACTGTAAAGTAACTTAAGGTTACACAGCCCAAAATAGGTAGAAGAGACTTAAATTGGACTTGGCTCCACATACTCCAGGACAGCTCCAACTGAGGGTCCTAAAGCTTCTTCAAACTCAACCCTTGGGTTCTGCTCATTGCCCATCACCATTCTCCCTGACCCTTGAGCAAGAAATCTCTAGATTATTTCCCCTTCTCTCACCTTAATTGGTAGCCAGCAGCTTCCTGCTTTTACACTACCCTAAATTGTTCACATTCTTCTTTGTGGCCAAATCCTGAGTGCCAGTCTCCTGGCAGTTCCAAGTCTGGAGTAGACTTTCCGTGCCTCCACTTTGCTAATCTCTGCCCTCTCTCGGCTCTGAATCAGCCACCTCACTCGAAGTAAGGGAACTTCACAGGACCAACAATTCCACTGTGTCACAATGCAGGGCTGGCTATGGCCCTCTCTCATCACCCCAGGGCCTACTTTTCTCACCAACTGGCTTTTTCTCCATCACCTCTTTAGTCTGAACCTTTCTTTCCAGCCAAAGAGGGTTTATCCTTATGTGAGATTTTGGTAAAAAGAATGGTTAAAGGAAGAGAGGCTCCTGAAGTTTGCAgagtacttatttttaaaatctacaggTTTATTCTAACAAAACACTCTCTTGCAAATCCCCCTCCAAGTGAGTAGGGACTGCCTCAGGCACTATTTTAACCAGACTGATTCCACCACCAACACAAAAGCCACATTACTGAGGCAGCATAACCACTCCTAATTCCCAGAGTGAAAGCCCTAAACAACAGGAGCTGGAGGGTGTGAGAACTGGTGACTCCAGGGAACAAAGAGACTACATTTGTTTAGAGAGCGCTACTTCACCAGTGCCAACCTTGGCTCCCCGACTTGGCCTTCTAAACAGAAACATGCATAAAAGACCTTCGTCATTTGATTCTGAGGTATTCTGGTGGAAAAAGCAACTTACCTTTTTCCCAATTAACATGACCCGGCAACCATTTTGTATTCCAAGTGCTGACAATGGCGTCTCCATTTCTTTCAGAGATTTTCCtgaacaaagaagaaagtgaTGTCAGGTTGCAACAATTGCACAACAGTGAAAACAGATTTCAGCAAGGGTACAGGAAGTAGTGTGTTCACTAATAAGAAGAGGATGAATTGGTATAAGCTTTTTAGGTTTCTTGACCCAGTCAGTAACTTCATTTTAGATATTTACCCTAACACATAACTGGACATGTGCCTGCACAATAACTGTTATACAATaactattattcataatagtgagAAACTGGAAAGAGCCCAAAATTCAGGAATAGGGGACTGATTAACTATACATCAGTACAACAGAAGACTTTGTAGGCATCAAAGCTCATTTTTTTCAGGAAACTTCAATGCCATAATACATGTTGATGACCCAGTGTTATAAGAAGATCACTAGAAATGATCCTAGTTttgtcaactaaaaaaaaaagccacaaatgaGAACCCACACTTTGGGATGCcaggacaaacaaacaaaaagaggctGGACGGAAATATATTGAATTGTTATGAGGGGTTTTATCCaggagaacattttcttttttgtgctttcCTCTATTTTCAAACATGGATTTCTGTTGCCTTTATAATTCTAAAATGAaacgtttttaaaaagaaaagacaaggagCTGTACTATGAAGTACAAATATAAATGCTTCCCATCACTAAATTTTTTATGACTGGCACCAAATGGGATACATTTAGCCTCATCAGATACCAGAATAATGGGTTCCCATGGGAATGGGAAGACCAGAGAATGGGGATGGGAGTAGGTGTGTCCTGGCAGAAATCAGCATCATCCACTGGGCCTGCCACATCCAGGTCCTGGTAAGTTTGTTCAATACCTTCTCTGTGCCAGCACTATGCCAAGCATTGGACACATAGCAGCATCTCTGCCCTTGTGGAGTTTGTTATTGTATTAGAGAAATCAGATGTTCAGTGACTATGAAGACAATTATTTAATAGGAATTTCAGTACAAGTTATGCAAAAGTGGTAGGGAGTGCCATCTGAACACAATGGGAAGAGGATCTAACTTGGCCAGGGAAGACTGCCCATGTGCTTCATCAAAAATGGTAATATTTCTGTCACCTTCATGTGACTTCAACTCTAATACCTGTTCAAATGTTTGCAAGTGTCCAGTgcatagtaggtcctcaatacatatttgttgaagtgATGAATAAATTAACAAGCAAATAAGAATTGTCCTAGTATCGAAACTGAGAGTTTCTATTATTAAAGTTAAGCGGTTTTAAATAGGCCTTTTAGCAATGAGGGCTCAAAGCTGGAAGAGAAATACCTACCCTTAAATATGAGTTTCTGAAAAGGCAGCGGGACCCCTGTGGCCTCTTCAACAACCTGGGCCAGGTCTTGGACAATTGGTTCACTACAGCCTTCTTGCGGGATAACTTGAAGATCATGCTTCTCATTgcctggggagagagaaaagtgTTGAAGAAAACTCTTTCACACAAACCAATATAGGCTGACACTTTATTTACCCAGCCTTCAAGGCCTGCTCAaggatttttgtttcctttattataGTAACTAACAATATCAGTGATATCAGCTAACATTTTAAGCACTTAACATGCATAAGGGGCTGACTAGGCTCATTTCCTGCatgatcttatttaattctcagaacagcCCCATGAAGTAGGTACTACCTATtattccccatttcacagataagcaaACTATGAGTTCAGTCCAATTAAGACCTGCCTAATGAGACCCAACTCTAGAATTAGAACTTGACCTCAGATCTATCTGATTTCAAAGTCCGTGCCTTTCTTCACAAGCCATCTGCATCCTGTGGCCTGACTGTCCTCTACTCTGTGTTGTACTGGGCAAGGTactatttttgtctcctttgctgTAATGGGCAAGGAAATGTTTTTCCTCCAGGTCTCTCCCACTGGGGACACCTCGGCACATACATGGTTGGTGCCCAGTGAATAGACGAATGAATAAACTCAAACAGCAGAAATTCCTTTTCGGAGCAGAGGTGCTAATTCTTTTCTGGGTATGTGGACAATAAGGAGGTAGCCTGTGCCGGTGCATCATGCCAAGCCTTAAGCCTACTCAACAGCCACATGTAGTGAGTGGGACAGGTGTTACCAACTCTGCTTCTATGTGAAGTAGAAACCAGCTGCCTAGAAAGGAGACATCCCAAGGTCACTTAAACCTGAATTATCTAGAATCCTGGTCACCAGATTCCGAGGCCCAGGGGTCTCCCCTAATTGGTCCTGAAGAAACCTCATGGACTCAGCTATCTGGAGAACTCGACACAGAACTTTGTCTAGTTCTGTGTCAACTCCAAAAGTAGGCAGACCCAAAGGGTGCCCAGAGTGTACGCTTGAACCCAGGGCTCACTCAAAAAGCGGACAAGAGTTCAGACTCTCGCACACACGTAGGTGTCCAGACACACAACAGTCATACACAACATGGCTAAAAAGAGCCAGGCACAAAGACCCACAATAACTACGCAGGCACACACTAACACATACAACCAGGACCACGATGTGAAGCACGGACATCGAGGATCTAACAAATGGCCTGAGACAAAACACACCAGCCACATGCAAAGGTGTGCCGAACAAAAGATCCGTACAAAAGCCGGCCCCACGGACAC contains:
- the BAG1 gene encoding BAG family molecular chaperone regulator 1 isoform X2, with the translated sequence MAAAGLSVTVTHSNEKHDLQVIPQEGCSEPIVQDLAQVVEEATGVPLPFQKLIFKGKSLKEMETPLSALGIQNGCRVMLIGKKNSPEEEAEIKKLKDLEKSVEKIADQLEELSKELTGIQQGFLAKDLQAEALCKLDRRVIATVGQFMKILEEIDTLVLPENFKDSRMKRKGLVKKIQAFLAACDTVEQSICQEMERLQATNLALAD